One Dysosmobacter welbionis DNA segment encodes these proteins:
- a CDS encoding DHHW family protein, which translates to MVWQMLLPDRERSDVENRTLQQRPALTLSSVLDGSYMEDVEAYVQDQFPLRDQWTGLKARTEQLIGKRLFNNIYLCEGETLISKVDAPADGLEKANLNYVSQLAEKSDIPMYLGLIPSAAEVWRDKLPEGAESWDQNAYLSQAAGLGLPMIDFSAALTAHADEPIFYRTDHHWTSLGAFYGANALLEVLGRESLKQESFTPEIASTSFNGTLYSQSGIHWLTPDTMEFWVKEDGLMVTSWRTGSPEPGILYDRSYLTEKDKYASFLGGNQPLCVIQNENARDGGKLLLIRDSYSDALAPFLAQSFAEVHLLDPRYYRMPPAQYAAENGIDAICVVYSIPNFITDRNLVFLAQ; encoded by the coding sequence ATGGTGTGGCAGATGCTCCTGCCGGACCGGGAGCGGTCCGACGTGGAGAACCGCACCCTCCAGCAGCGGCCGGCACTGACTCTGTCCAGCGTGCTGGACGGCAGCTATATGGAGGACGTGGAGGCCTACGTCCAGGACCAGTTTCCCCTGCGGGACCAGTGGACGGGCCTGAAGGCCCGGACGGAGCAGCTGATCGGCAAACGGCTGTTCAACAACATCTATCTCTGTGAAGGCGAAACATTGATCTCCAAGGTGGACGCCCCTGCGGACGGCCTGGAGAAGGCGAACCTGAATTACGTCTCCCAGCTGGCGGAGAAGTCGGACATCCCCATGTATCTGGGGCTGATCCCCTCCGCGGCGGAGGTGTGGCGGGACAAACTGCCGGAGGGCGCGGAGTCCTGGGACCAGAACGCTTACCTCTCCCAGGCGGCGGGCCTGGGGCTGCCCATGATCGACTTCTCCGCCGCCCTGACCGCTCACGCCGACGAGCCCATCTTCTACCGCACAGACCACCACTGGACGTCCCTCGGGGCCTTCTATGGGGCCAATGCTCTGCTGGAAGTCCTGGGAAGAGAATCATTAAAGCAGGAAAGCTTTACACCAGAGATTGCCAGTACCAGCTTCAATGGCACGCTGTACTCCCAGTCCGGCATCCACTGGCTGACGCCGGACACCATGGAATTCTGGGTCAAAGAGGACGGCCTCATGGTCACCTCCTGGCGCACCGGCTCTCCGGAACCCGGCATACTGTACGACCGGAGCTATTTGACCGAGAAGGACAAATACGCCTCCTTCCTGGGCGGCAACCAACCCCTGTGCGTCATCCAGAATGAGAACGCCCGAGACGGCGGCAAGCTCCTGCTGATCCGGGATTCCTACTCCGACGCCCTGGCACCCTTCCTGGCCCAGAGCTTTGCCGAGGTCCACCTGCTGGACCCGCGGTATTACCGGATGCCCCCCGCCCAGTACGCGGCGGAGAACGGCATCGACGCCATCTGCGTCGTGTATAGTATCCCCAACTTCATCACGGACCGGAACCTGGTGTTCCTGGCCCAGTGA
- a CDS encoding MBOAT family O-acyltransferase has translation MVFSSLTFLFLYLPLTLLVYFLSPLRWRNFVLLVVSLLFYGWGEPVYIVIMFLSIIIDYTHGLLVEKFRSDDKKARWFVAQSVIFNLALLGFFKYWDFIAANLSLIPGIDLPQLGIPLPIGISFYTFQTMSYTIDVYRKDAPVQRNMVDFGAFVTMFPQLIAGPIVQYKTVAADLRHRLHTSENFALGARRFCVGLAKKVLLANSIGALWEDCLAAQGAGTLTVLGGWLGLAAYGFQIYFDFSGYSDMAIGLGRIFGFRFNENFDHPYCADSVGTFWRRWHMSLTSWFRDYLYIPLGGNRGGTARTIRNLLIVWFCTGFWHGASWNFILWGLYFAAWLILERYVLRGVLEKTPAILKHLYTLIVVFVGWGLFAMVDLGVCGDYLAACFGGAPLWSGADLFRLRSYAVTLAVLVLASTALGQRLWAKLPRQAEQLATPVLMGLSLVVCTAYLVDGSYNPFLYFRF, from the coding sequence GTGGTCTTCAGCAGCCTGACATTTTTATTTCTCTACCTGCCGCTGACGCTGCTGGTGTACTTTCTCTCGCCGCTGAGGTGGCGGAACTTCGTGCTGCTGGTGGTGAGCCTGCTCTTCTACGGCTGGGGAGAACCGGTGTACATTGTCATCATGTTCCTCTCCATCATCATCGACTACACCCACGGTCTGCTGGTGGAGAAGTTCCGCAGTGATGACAAAAAGGCCCGGTGGTTCGTGGCCCAGTCGGTGATCTTCAACCTGGCTCTGCTGGGCTTTTTCAAGTACTGGGACTTCATCGCAGCCAATCTGTCCCTGATCCCGGGCATTGATCTGCCCCAGCTGGGCATCCCGCTGCCCATCGGCATCTCTTTCTATACCTTCCAGACCATGAGCTATACCATCGACGTGTACCGGAAGGACGCACCGGTCCAGCGCAACATGGTGGACTTCGGCGCCTTCGTCACCATGTTCCCCCAGCTGATCGCCGGACCCATCGTCCAGTACAAAACGGTGGCAGCGGACCTGCGGCACCGGCTCCACACGTCGGAGAACTTCGCTCTGGGGGCCCGGCGGTTCTGCGTGGGACTTGCCAAGAAGGTGCTGCTGGCCAACTCCATCGGCGCCCTGTGGGAGGACTGCCTCGCCGCTCAGGGGGCCGGGACGCTGACGGTGCTGGGGGGCTGGCTGGGCCTCGCCGCCTATGGCTTCCAGATCTACTTCGATTTCTCCGGCTACTCCGACATGGCCATCGGCCTGGGGCGGATCTTCGGCTTCCGGTTCAACGAGAACTTTGACCACCCCTACTGCGCCGACTCCGTGGGCACCTTCTGGCGGCGGTGGCACATGTCCCTGACCTCCTGGTTCCGGGACTATTTGTATATCCCCCTGGGAGGCAACCGGGGCGGCACCGCCAGGACCATCCGGAACCTCCTGATCGTCTGGTTCTGCACGGGCTTCTGGCACGGGGCCAGCTGGAATTTCATCCTGTGGGGACTGTACTTCGCCGCCTGGCTGATCTTGGAGCGGTACGTCCTTCGGGGCGTACTGGAGAAGACCCCGGCGATCCTCAAGCACCTCTACACCCTCATCGTGGTGTTCGTGGGCTGGGGCCTCTTTGCCATGGTGGACCTGGGCGTGTGCGGGGACTACCTTGCCGCCTGTTTCGGCGGTGCGCCGCTCTGGAGCGGGGCGGACCTGTTCCGGCTGCGGAGCTACGCCGTGACACTGGCGGTACTGGTGCTGGCTTCCACCGCTCTGGGCCAGCGGCTGTGGGCGAAGCTGCCCCGGCAGGCAGAACAGCTGGCCACCCCGGTGCTCATGGGCCTTTCCCTGGTGGTCTGCACGGCCTATCTGGTGGACGGCAGCTACAACCCCTTCCTGTATTTCCGGTTCTGA
- a CDS encoding DUF4358 domain-containing protein — protein MKKFLTLALSALLTMGLLTACGGKTTDKTVDLTAFYNTLAEEYGWAEDAASSGEEDIMMMNLEGDMLEGSYPGLADVATKQLIAKAPMISAVVNEIVLAECGTEEDAATAASILQDRVDAQAEGGAWYPESMETWSNAQVVQNGTYVAMIATADHQEEIAEQFNALFA, from the coding sequence ATGAAGAAATTTTTGACCCTGGCGCTGTCGGCGCTGCTGACGATGGGCCTGCTGACCGCCTGCGGCGGCAAGACTACGGACAAGACTGTGGATCTGACGGCCTTTTACAACACCCTGGCGGAGGAGTACGGCTGGGCGGAGGACGCCGCCTCCAGCGGCGAAGAGGACATCATGATGATGAACTTGGAGGGCGACATGCTGGAGGGCTCCTATCCCGGCCTGGCCGATGTGGCCACCAAGCAGCTGATCGCCAAAGCCCCTATGATCAGCGCCGTGGTGAATGAGATCGTGCTGGCGGAGTGCGGGACGGAGGAGGACGCTGCCACCGCCGCCTCCATCCTGCAGGACCGGGTGGACGCCCAGGCAGAGGGCGGCGCCTGGTACCCGGAGTCCATGGAGACCTGGTCCAACGCACAGGTAGTCCAGAATGGAACCTATGTGGCCATGATTGCCACGGCAGACCATCAGGAGGAGATCGCGGAGCAGTTCAATGCGCTCTTTGCGTAA
- a CDS encoding threonine aldolase family protein → MYSFRNDYSEGAHPKVLQALADTNLRQTVGYGMDPCCQAAADTIRRLCAAPDAAVHFLVGGTQVNLVTIDAFLQSYEAVVAAQTGHVSTHETGAIEATGHKVCTVESPDGKLTPALVESVLAGHNGTEHMVLPRMVYISDTTEIGTVYTRAELAALRQCCDVHGLFLYLDGARLGSALTSPDNDLTLPDLAALTHAFTIGGTKNGALFGEALVLTRPMPHFRWHMKQRGAVLAKGRLLGLQFQALLEDGLYFDLARRANELAFRLRDGVAALGYPFPVASPSNQQFPVLPNETVAKLQEMGYEFETDHPVDANHTCIRLVTSWATPETAVEDFLRDLAGC, encoded by the coding sequence ATGTACAGTTTCCGAAACGATTACAGCGAGGGCGCCCATCCCAAGGTCCTCCAGGCCCTGGCGGACACCAACCTCCGGCAGACCGTGGGCTACGGCATGGATCCCTGCTGCCAAGCCGCGGCGGATACCATCCGCCGCCTCTGCGCCGCGCCGGATGCGGCGGTTCACTTCCTGGTGGGCGGGACGCAGGTGAACCTCGTTACCATCGACGCGTTTCTGCAGTCCTATGAGGCGGTGGTTGCCGCCCAGACCGGCCACGTCAGCACCCATGAGACCGGCGCCATCGAGGCCACCGGACACAAGGTCTGCACCGTGGAGAGTCCCGACGGCAAGCTGACCCCAGCCCTGGTCGAGTCCGTTCTGGCGGGCCACAACGGCACGGAGCACATGGTGCTGCCCCGAATGGTGTACATCTCCGACACCACGGAGATCGGCACGGTCTACACCCGGGCGGAGCTGGCCGCCCTGCGGCAGTGCTGCGATGTTCACGGCCTGTTCCTCTATCTGGACGGCGCCCGGCTGGGCTCCGCCCTCACCTCCCCCGACAACGACCTGACATTGCCGGACCTGGCCGCCCTCACCCACGCCTTCACCATCGGCGGCACGAAAAACGGCGCCCTCTTCGGGGAGGCGCTGGTGCTCACCCGTCCCATGCCTCACTTCCGCTGGCACATGAAGCAGCGGGGCGCCGTGCTGGCCAAGGGCCGGCTGCTGGGACTCCAGTTCCAGGCCCTGCTGGAGGACGGGCTCTACTTCGACCTGGCCCGCCGCGCCAACGAGCTGGCCTTCCGGCTCCGGGACGGCGTCGCGGCCCTGGGATATCCCTTCCCGGTGGCCTCCCCCTCCAATCAGCAGTTCCCGGTACTGCCCAATGAGACGGTGGCAAAGCTCCAGGAGATGGGCTATGAATTTGAGACCGACCACCCGGTGGATGCGAACCACACCTGCATCCGTCTGGTGACCAGCTGGGCCACGCCGGAGACGGCGGTGGAGGACTTCCTCAGGGACCTGGCCGGGTGCTGA
- a CDS encoding putative DNA modification/repair radical SAM protein, translating to MDVLEKLTILTDAAKYDAACTSSGGNRRAKAGYIGNTTSSIAGCCHSFSADGRCVTLLKVLMTNRCVYDCKYCVNRRSNEAKRAMFTPEELADLTIQFYRRNYIEGLFLSSGVYRSPDYTTELMIRALRILREEYRFNGYIHAKAIPGTAPELVEQMGFLADRLSVNIELPSEAGLRTLAPDKTKQAILAPMGQIRVRGQQSREELVKYRHAPRFAPAGQSTQLIVGATADTDFHILRLTQGLYDRYQLKRVFYSAYVPVVEHALLPAKDTKPPLLREHRLYQADWLLRFYGFRAEELLDASHPDFNPQVDPKCSWALRHLDFFPVEVNRADYEALLRIPGVGVVSAKRILVSRRARKLRIEDLPKLGVVMKRAQYFLTASGRMADGLRFTPDSLLRNLIAAERPSLPQPELEQMSLFAPV from the coding sequence ATGGACGTTCTGGAAAAGCTCACCATCCTGACGGACGCGGCCAAATACGATGCGGCCTGCACCTCCAGCGGTGGGAACCGGAGGGCCAAGGCGGGGTATATCGGCAATACCACCTCCTCTATCGCCGGGTGCTGCCACTCCTTCTCCGCCGACGGGCGATGCGTGACCCTTTTGAAGGTGCTGATGACCAACCGGTGCGTGTATGACTGCAAATACTGCGTCAACCGCCGCAGCAATGAGGCGAAGCGGGCCATGTTCACCCCGGAGGAGCTGGCGGACCTCACCATCCAGTTCTACCGCCGGAACTACATCGAGGGGCTGTTCCTCTCCTCCGGCGTGTACCGCTCCCCGGACTATACCACGGAACTGATGATCCGGGCGCTGCGGATCTTGCGGGAAGAGTACCGCTTCAACGGCTACATCCACGCCAAGGCCATCCCCGGCACGGCTCCGGAGCTGGTGGAGCAGATGGGGTTCCTGGCGGACCGGCTCAGCGTCAATATCGAGCTGCCGTCAGAGGCGGGACTTCGGACCCTGGCCCCGGACAAGACGAAGCAGGCCATCCTGGCTCCCATGGGGCAGATTCGGGTGCGGGGACAGCAGAGCCGGGAGGAGCTGGTGAAGTACCGCCACGCCCCCAGGTTCGCCCCTGCCGGGCAGAGCACCCAGCTGATCGTGGGGGCCACGGCGGACACGGACTTCCACATCCTGCGGCTGACCCAGGGGCTGTATGACCGCTACCAACTCAAACGGGTGTTCTACTCCGCCTACGTGCCGGTGGTGGAGCACGCCCTGTTGCCCGCCAAGGACACGAAGCCGCCCCTGCTGCGGGAGCACCGGCTGTATCAGGCGGACTGGCTGCTGCGGTTTTACGGCTTCCGGGCGGAGGAGCTGCTGGATGCAAGCCATCCGGACTTCAACCCCCAGGTGGATCCCAAGTGCAGTTGGGCCCTCCGGCACCTGGACTTCTTCCCGGTGGAGGTGAACCGGGCGGACTACGAGGCCCTGCTGCGGATCCCCGGCGTGGGCGTGGTCTCCGCCAAGCGCATTCTGGTGTCCCGCCGGGCCCGGAAGCTGCGGATCGAGGATCTGCCCAAGCTGGGGGTGGTGATGAAGCGGGCCCAGTATTTTCTCACCGCCTCCGGCCGCATGGCAGACGGCCTGCGGTTCACACCGGACAGCCTGCTGCGGAATCTGATCGCGGCGGAGCGGCCCTCCCTGCCCCAACCGGAGCTGGAGCAGATGTCCCTGTTTGCCCCTGTGTGA